In the genome of Conger conger chromosome 8, fConCon1.1, whole genome shotgun sequence, one region contains:
- the LOC133134777 gene encoding uncharacterized protein LOC133134777, with protein MPRSKEIPEEMRKKVVEIHKSGKGYKAISQALGLKRTTVRAIVCKWKTLGTVVNLPRSGRPAKITGRVQRPLLKQAAKDPRNTSNELQALIASAKEALQVQGQRLNRRISRSEKFLQLRADAERDSQRFVEGAEQQVQVVGGQVQGQLGLFLSALRECVRAHSGAGPGAELQRCGGRMAEDRAQLQQAQSSLQALLQQNDPFLFVQEYHSTGKMLRRALKRPLSSPGSVCLDREALVEAMEAKLEEFQTEFRLQISDLIHTVGLLNTAPQDGGREEEEGESEDEDEDGDPVDEIRSEGDEEDDHNQSADGLCKPEEEEKEEDMSSD; from the exons ATGCCACgatcaaaggaaattccagaagagatgagaaaaaaagttgttgaaatacataagtctggaaagggttacaaagccatttctcaGGCTCTGGGCCTGAAgagaaccacagtgagagccattgtCTGCAAATGGAAAACCCtgggaacagtggtgaacctccCCAGAAGTGGCCGGCCGGCCAAAATCACTGGAAGGGTGCAGCGACCACTCCTCAAGCAAGCTGCAAAAGATCCCAGAAACACATCCAATGAACTGCAGGCCTTAATAGCCTCAGCTAAG gaGGCTCTGCAGGTGCAGGGGCAGAGGCTGAACAGGAGGATTTCTCGCTCAGAGAAGTTCCTACAGCTGCGTGCTGATGCTGAGCgtgatagccag AGGTTtgtggagggggcggagcagcaggtgcaggtggtgggggggcaggTGCAGGGGCAGCTGGGGCTGTTCCTCTCCGCTCTGCGGGAGTGCGTGCGGGCGCACAGTGGAGCGGGGCCAGGGGCGGAGCTGCAGCGCTGTGGGGGCAGGATGGCGGAGGATCGGGCCCAGCTGCAGCAGGCCCAGAGCAGCCTGCAGGCTCTCCTGCAGCAGAACGACCCCTTCCTCTTCGTGCAG GAGTACCATTCAACTGGGAAAAT gTTGCGCAGAGCGCTGAAGAGGCCATTGTCCTCTccaggcagtgtgtgtttggacaGAGAGGCTCTTGTTGAGGCTATGGAGGCCAAACTGGAGGAGTTTCAGACTGAATTCAGACTGCAGATCTCTGACCTGATCCACACTGTGG GCCTGCTCAACACAGCTCCACAGGACGGGGggcgagaggaagaggagggtgagagtgaagatgaagatgaagatggtGACCCTGTCGATGAGATAAGAAGTGAgggagatgaagaggatgaTCATAACCAATCTGCTGATGGCTTGTGCAAgccggaggaagaggagaaggaggaagacATGTCCTCTGATTGA
- the LOC133134776 gene encoding E3 ubiquitin/ISG15 ligase TRIM25-like isoform X1 — protein MAGPAEESVLEGELTCPVCLELFRDPHLLPCGHNLCLACVGGLRGRGGGRMRCPECRESMRCSAPLQRNYRLANIAEDYRQRGRPRPVPAPSPAPVPCDLCCPGDAAGAVKTCLQCEVSMCAEHLRPHLERPAFRTHPLAQPLGDARQRKCPAHDELYRYYCPQDRALLCQACTIEGQHAGHGLQTLKNTMRDLKEALQVQGQRLNRRISRSEKFLQLRADAERDSQRFVEGAEQQVQVVGGQVQGQLGLFLSALRECVRAHSGAGPGAELQRCGGRMAEDRAQLQQAQSSLQALLQQNDPFLFVQEYHSTGKMLRRALKRPLSSPGSVCLDREALVEAMEAKLEEFQTEFRLQISDLIHTVGLETDGEEEEEGREEEVEEEEEDESESDEDEDGDEEDEIRSEGDEEDDHSESADDLYHPEEEEEEEDVSSD, from the exons ATGGCAGGGCCCGCGGAGGAGAGTGTTCTGGAGGGGGAGCTGACCTGCCCGGTGTGTCTGGAGCTGTTCAGAGACCCCCACCTGCTGCCCTGTGGGCACAACCTGTGCCTggcgtgtgtgggggggctgcgggggcggggggggggcaggatgcGCTGCCCTGAGTGCAGAGAGAGCATGCGCTGCTCCGCCCCCCTGCAGAGGAACTACCGCCTGGCCAACATCGCCGAGGACTACCGTCAGCGCGGCCGGCCCCGCCCCGTGcccgcccccagccccgcccccgtgCCCTGTGACCTCTGCTGCCCGGGCGACGCAGCGGGGGCGGTGAAGACCTGCCTGCAGTGTGAGGTGTCTATGTGTGCGGAACACCTGCGGCCTCACCTGGAGCGGCCCGCCTTCCGCACCCACCCCCTCGCCCAGCCGCTGGGAGACGCCCGCCAGCGCAAGTGCCCCGCCCACGACGAGCTGTACCGCTACTACTGCCCGCAGGACCGCGCCCTGCTGTGCCAGGCCTGCACCATCGAGGGCCAGCACGCCGGGCACGGCCTCCAGACCCTGAAGAACACCATGAGAGACCTGAAG gaggcTCTGCAGGTACAGGGGCAGAGGCTGAACAGGAGGATTTCTCGCTCAGAGAAGTTCCTACAGCTGCGTGCTGATGCTGAGCgtgatagccag AGGTTtgtggagggggcggagcagcaggtgcaggtggtgggggggcaggTGCAGGGGCAGCTGGGGCTGTTCCTCTCCGCTCTGCGGGAGTGCGTGCGGGCGCACAGTGGAGCGGGGCCAGGGGCGGAGCTGCAGCGCTGTGGGGGCAGGATGGCGGAGGATCGGGCCCAGCTGCAGCAGGCCCAGAGCAGCCTGCAGGCTCTCCTGCAGCAGAACGACCCCTTCCTCTTCGTGCAG GAGTACCATTCAACTGGGAAAAT gTTGCGCAGAGCGCTGAAGAGGCCATTGTCCTCTccaggcagtgtgtgtttggacaGAGAGGCTCTTGTTGAGGCTATGGAGGCCAAACTGGAGGAGTTTCAGACTGAATTCAGACTGCAGATCTCTGACCTGATCCACACTGTGG GTCTGGAGAccgatggagaagaggaggaggaaggacgAGAGGAAgaagtggaggaggaagaggaggatgagagtgagagtgatgaagatgaagatggtGATGAGGAAGATGAGATAAGAAGTGAGGGGGATGAAGAGGATGATCACAGCGAATCTGCTGATGACTTGTACCAcccggaggaagaggaggaagaggaagatgtgTCCTCTGACTGA
- the LOC133134776 gene encoding tripartite motif-containing protein 16-like isoform X2 produces the protein MNERRNYRLANIAEDYRQRGRPRPVPAPSPAPVPCDLCCPGDAAGAVKTCLQCEVSMCAEHLRPHLERPAFRTHPLAQPLGDARQRKCPAHDELYRYYCPQDRALLCQACTIEGQHAGHGLQTLKNTMRDLKEALQVQGQRLNRRISRSEKFLQLRADAERDSQRFVEGAEQQVQVVGGQVQGQLGLFLSALRECVRAHSGAGPGAELQRCGGRMAEDRAQLQQAQSSLQALLQQNDPFLFVQEYHSTGKMLRRALKRPLSSPGSVCLDREALVEAMEAKLEEFQTEFRLQISDLIHTVGLETDGEEEEEGREEEVEEEEEDESESDEDEDGDEEDEIRSEGDEEDDHSESADDLYHPEEEEEEEDVSSD, from the exons ATGAACGAACGG AGGAACTACCGCCTGGCCAACATCGCCGAGGACTACCGTCAGCGCGGCCGGCCCCGCCCCGTGcccgcccccagccccgcccccgtgCCCTGTGACCTCTGCTGCCCGGGCGACGCAGCGGGGGCGGTGAAGACCTGCCTGCAGTGTGAGGTGTCTATGTGTGCGGAACACCTGCGGCCTCACCTGGAGCGGCCCGCCTTCCGCACCCACCCCCTCGCCCAGCCGCTGGGAGACGCCCGCCAGCGCAAGTGCCCCGCCCACGACGAGCTGTACCGCTACTACTGCCCGCAGGACCGCGCCCTGCTGTGCCAGGCCTGCACCATCGAGGGCCAGCACGCCGGGCACGGCCTCCAGACCCTGAAGAACACCATGAGAGACCTGAAG gaggcTCTGCAGGTACAGGGGCAGAGGCTGAACAGGAGGATTTCTCGCTCAGAGAAGTTCCTACAGCTGCGTGCTGATGCTGAGCgtgatagccag AGGTTtgtggagggggcggagcagcaggtgcaggtggtgggggggcaggTGCAGGGGCAGCTGGGGCTGTTCCTCTCCGCTCTGCGGGAGTGCGTGCGGGCGCACAGTGGAGCGGGGCCAGGGGCGGAGCTGCAGCGCTGTGGGGGCAGGATGGCGGAGGATCGGGCCCAGCTGCAGCAGGCCCAGAGCAGCCTGCAGGCTCTCCTGCAGCAGAACGACCCCTTCCTCTTCGTGCAG GAGTACCATTCAACTGGGAAAAT gTTGCGCAGAGCGCTGAAGAGGCCATTGTCCTCTccaggcagtgtgtgtttggacaGAGAGGCTCTTGTTGAGGCTATGGAGGCCAAACTGGAGGAGTTTCAGACTGAATTCAGACTGCAGATCTCTGACCTGATCCACACTGTGG GTCTGGAGAccgatggagaagaggaggaggaaggacgAGAGGAAgaagtggaggaggaagaggaggatgagagtgagagtgatgaagatgaagatggtGATGAGGAAGATGAGATAAGAAGTGAGGGGGATGAAGAGGATGATCACAGCGAATCTGCTGATGACTTGTACCAcccggaggaagaggaggaagaggaagatgtgTCCTCTGACTGA